The proteins below come from a single Halobacteriovorax sp. DA5 genomic window:
- a CDS encoding TetR/AcrR family transcriptional regulator: MNKTKQNLIDVAIPLMAKNGVYGVSLRDIAKKAEINVSSVLYHFGSKEEFITTCGEHCINLLAEQIKEISKHTFDTVDELNQVINQGVEQGKEAIAICVMLLVIDSPGFREIYENYVSDAYVSVHGQENPFLLNLRSFISYMIFKRVDLKVAKEKYEGSGMVELLCQSPVSAL, encoded by the coding sequence AATAAGACTAAACAGAATTTGATTGATGTTGCGATTCCTTTAATGGCAAAAAATGGTGTCTACGGCGTAAGCTTAAGAGATATAGCAAAGAAGGCCGAGATTAATGTCTCTTCAGTTCTTTATCATTTTGGTTCAAAAGAAGAATTTATTACGACATGTGGTGAACACTGTATCAACTTACTCGCTGAGCAGATTAAAGAAATTTCAAAACATACCTTTGATACTGTTGATGAGCTAAACCAAGTGATCAATCAAGGTGTTGAACAGGGTAAGGAAGCTATCGCAATTTGTGTCATGCTTCTTGTTATCGACTCACCTGGCTTTAGAGAAATTTATGAAAATTATGTCTCGGATGCATATGTATCTGTTCATGGACAAGAGAATCCATTCTTATTAAATCTTAGATCATTTATTTCTTATATGATCTTTAAGAGAGTTGATCTAAAAGTAGCAAAAGAAAAATATGAGGGGAGTGGTATGGTAGAATTATTATGCCAATCCCCAGTGAGTGCACTGTAG
- a CDS encoding acetyl-CoA hydrolase/transferase family protein: MKIVSNAAEALSIVYSNSNIFIHGGDSTPQALIDGLLENAHKLKDVTLTHLHTHGDAKYANEEYCENFKILNLFVGGNVRKHIDYQRVDYLPCFLSEIPNLFRSGRIPLDFALIHVSPPDQHGHCTLGTSVDVAKAAVSSAKVVIAQINPHMPRVHGDGFIHINDIDYAIEIDHEIVGHQEVCLSEEDLKIGQLTSSLIEDGSTLQMGIGSIPDAVLASLKNHKNLGIHTEMWSNGALDLIKSGAVNNSCKNVHRGKTVSAFIVGGKDVHDFINDNPSVIQLEADYVNNPSIIRRNPKVCAINSAVEIDLTGQVCADSIGHRIISGVGGQMDFMRGASLSEGGKPIIVINSRSAKGYPKIVPTLRSGAGVVTTRSHMHYVVTEYGIADLYGKSLNQRAQELIRIAHPDDRENLEKMWHETHCRK; the protein is encoded by the coding sequence GTGAAAATTGTTTCAAATGCAGCGGAAGCTTTATCGATAGTATATTCTAATTCAAATATTTTTATTCATGGTGGTGATTCTACGCCACAGGCCCTAATTGACGGGTTACTTGAAAATGCTCATAAATTAAAAGATGTCACACTTACTCACCTACATACTCACGGTGATGCGAAATATGCAAATGAAGAATATTGTGAAAACTTTAAAATTCTCAATCTCTTTGTTGGCGGAAATGTGAGAAAACATATCGACTACCAAAGAGTTGATTATCTTCCATGCTTTCTATCTGAAATTCCAAACTTATTTCGAAGCGGTAGAATTCCTCTAGACTTTGCACTTATTCACGTCAGTCCTCCAGATCAACATGGGCACTGCACTCTAGGTACATCTGTTGATGTTGCAAAGGCTGCAGTAAGTAGTGCAAAAGTTGTTATTGCTCAAATTAATCCACATATGCCTCGTGTTCATGGTGATGGCTTTATTCATATTAATGATATTGATTATGCGATTGAAATTGATCACGAAATTGTCGGCCATCAAGAAGTTTGCTTGAGTGAAGAGGATTTAAAGATAGGACAGCTCACTTCATCTCTTATTGAAGATGGCTCAACTCTTCAAATGGGAATTGGATCAATTCCTGATGCAGTTCTGGCTAGTTTAAAGAATCACAAGAACCTAGGGATTCATACAGAGATGTGGTCAAACGGGGCTCTTGATTTAATTAAGAGTGGCGCCGTAAATAATTCATGCAAAAATGTTCACCGTGGAAAAACAGTTAGTGCCTTTATTGTTGGAGGCAAAGATGTACATGATTTTATCAATGACAACCCAAGCGTTATTCAACTTGAAGCGGACTATGTAAATAACCCAAGTATCATTAGAAGAAACCCAAAAGTATGTGCGATCAATAGTGCCGTTGAGATTGATCTTACAGGACAGGTCTGTGCAGACTCAATCGGCCATCGTATTATCTCTGGAGTTGGTGGCCAGATGGACTTTATGAGAGGCGCCTCACTTTCTGAAGGGGGTAAGCCTATTATTGTTATCAACTCACGAAGTGCTAAAGGTTACCCCAAGATTGTTCCAACATTAAGGTCAGGAGCAGGTGTCGTAACAACTCGATCACATATGCACTATGTTGTTACAGAGTATGGTATTGCTGATTTATACGGAAAGAGTCTTAATCAAAGAGCACAAGAGTTGATTAGAATTGCTCATCCTGATGATCGTGAGAATCTTGAAAAGATGTGGCATGAAACGCACTGTAGAAAATAA